The Flavobacteriales bacterium genomic sequence GCTCGGCGACCACTTCTTTCAGCTGGCTGTTCTCCTTGCGGAAATGATCCACTTCGGTGGTGTTGGCCTCTCGGAGGGTATCTCCTAAAAGCCGTTTCTTACCGGCTTCCAGGAAGTCTTTGCTCCAGCGATAGTAGAGGTTGGCGGCAATACCTTCACGGCGACATATCTCTGAAATGGATAGCTCGCCCTTGAGGCCTTCCAGTACGATTCGGATCTTCTCCTCTGCGGAGAACTTGCGGCGGGTCCTGCGTTTGATCTCACGGACTACCCCTTCGGGACTTTGATCTTTCTTTTTCATGTTTGGACTGTTTTTCAAGGTTCCAGTTTTTTACCTTGAAAGCTAGCTTTCAAGGTAAAAAACTGTGACTAAACTATTGTACCTTAACAGTCCGAATTTTGCTTACGCTGGACAAGTGAACACCAACTTCTGGCAGGGAATCTATAAATCTGCCACCGAATACGCCGCATACTATATCTCCGGATGGATCATCAAATTCTTCCCTTATATCAAGGAGCGCAACTTCGAAGAAATGGAATACGACGAGGAAATGGGGGGCTCGCGTGTATCGGAAGAGCTGAAGCCAAATGAATTTCTACAAGGAGATCGCTACCTGCTGTCCACCCTCTCCACCGATAACTTTCCCTCGGGCATTGCCAGCATACCCGTGACATGGGAAGATTATTTCAACAACACCACCCGGAAAATGGAAGTGTTCGCCGGATTCATGACCATCCGCCAATACCCCGACAAAAGCCTTCAGCCCGACATCACCTGGGCTGTATGTGACGCGGATGCCCCGCCCGTGAAGGAGGAAGGGTTCAGCAGCGGATGGCAGGCAATGGAGCATGACCCGGGCGACTGGGTGCCTAGGGTTGTTGAAGTGCCCGAAAAACCTGCCGTATACGACATCAAGCGTTTCAAGACTTCCGCACCGTCATTGATATTTGTAAGCAAAATTATCCGCGACTCCCTCGTCCGCCACCCGGAATTTCCGTCGGCGCTCTACACAGGAGATACGCTTCAGGTGCTGGTCCTCTCCAATGGCAAGGTGGCGGAAGCACATCTCAAACAACATACCGGTCATCCGGAACTGGAAGCATTCATCACCCGGGTGATCCGACACCTGCCAAACGCCTGGTTCCCGGCGCTGGACAAGCTTGTCAATGTGCTGGATGTGATGGATGATGAAGTATCGTCGGATGGAGAACCGCTTCACGAGAAGCTTATCAAGGCGAACAGCCGGGTGAACGTGGTGTTGCCGTAATTAAAAGGACGAAATGTGTCTACAATCTCAAGTCTCACATCTATCATCCTTTTTACTAACGACTAAAGACTTACGACTAACGACTAAGGTTTACACTCCGCTATCTCATCCCTGCCCGGTGAGGTGATGATCGGTTTGAGCGTGGCTCCGTCCGGTGAGGCGAACCAGATATCGGAGTTGCCATCGGTACTTTTGGTGAAAGCGATCCATTTTCCGTCCGGCGTCCACCGCGGCCAGCGGTTGTCTTCCTTTCCCGCGGTGATGTTGGTCAGGCCGGAGCCATCGACTTCCATTACATAAACGTCGCACTTGCCCTGGTTACAGCTGTGAAAGGCGATCTGACTTCCGTCCGGCGACCAGTCGGGCAAACCGTTGAATGCATGCATGTGGGTGAGCTGAACAGGTGTCAATGAAGACAGCTCAATGCGGAAGATCTCCGCCATGCCGGCTGGGTGGTTGGGACCCGGTTTCTGGGTTTGGATGGCCGCAACGACGCTCGTCTCGTCCGGAGAAAATTTTGCGCCGGCTTCGAAGAAATCGTTGTCGGTTAGTCGGGTGTAGGTTTGGGTGGGGATGTCATACACATACAACTCGCCCTTTGCATGGTGTATTCTGGATGCTACCAAAAGTTTTTTCTTGTTCCGGGATACGTCACACAGCGATACCAGGGTGGAGTCATTGAGGACGGTGGATGTTTTTCCGTCGGCTACCACCAGGCGGCCGACCTGTCTTCCCTCCGGCAGAAACAGGGTATAGTAAATCTCTGTACCGTCTGAAGTCCAGGTAAGTCCGTATTCCACATCCTTGGTTTGGGTAAGCTGGCGAACCTCTTTGCCGTTGATGTCGGTGAGGTAGATATCCGATTGCCCGTTGCGGTCCGACACAAAGGCCAGTTCGTAAACGTTGGAACAACCGTTTAGCAACACTACGAAAAGACAGGCTACCCACTTCATGATCTGCACTTGCGAATTCGACATTCCCTCAGCAACCCTTTACGGAGGAAGCTTTTAGGCACAGAGGTAATCCTTCAATTACAAAGATACGGGATATTTTGACGGGTTGCGAATTCGAAGTTCGTTTTTCGCTTCGCCCCCGTAGCCTTGGCGAAAGAGGGTTTATTTTTGGAGCGTTTGATAGATAATAGACTTTAGAATCCAGATGCCGGAAACAACTAACGACTAACGACTAAAGACTTACGACTCTTTGTGGCGTACCTACGGCACGCTTGATTTTCCACCCACCTTTCTTGCTACCAATGTGCTGCTCCGATGGAGCAGAAACCGTCGGCCAGGATCTAAAAACATCGGCCGGTGTCATGTTCCGTTAGGAACATTCCATTGGTGGATAAATGGTATAGTTGGAAATCATAGCGTTCCATCGGAACGCCACAACGTTGAATGTTCTTAGGCCGCAGATAGCCGCAGATAATAGATGTGGTGTACAGCTAATGACTTATGACTAAAGACTTACGACTAATTTTTCCCCCTCCATTAAACCTCCCGTATTCCCCGCCGTCAAAGTCCCGACGCTTACAAACAAAAACCCCTACAATGAAAAACAACGGATGCGAATTCCTGAAACGCTCAGGATGGGCTGGAGCAGCCTCTTTCGTGCCGTTGGGAAATATGCTGGCAGGGAACCAGCAAGAGGGGAAGAATGATCACACCGACACAACCATCCCGCTGCAGCTGACGCAAGCATCAGATGTAAGGGTGGACCTGTATGACCTGCAGGGAAGAAAGGTGGCCACAGTGAACTCCGGCAGGCTTGCGGCCGGTCAACACCAAATCATCTTGAATCTACCCTCACTTGGACTCTCAACTGCAAACTATGTGTATCAAGTGGAAATTCACAACGCCAACGGAATTTTCAGGGATTGCAAGATGATGACCGCCGCTCAATAACCACCAGCCCGTTCACTGTATCCTGAGAAGGGGAAGCCAGACACACACTGCCAGGGCTTCCCCTTCGTTTTTTTGCGTAGATTGATTCCGTTTTCCGGAATAAACAAATGAAACACGGTAAGTTCTCCCTCCGCAAACGACTGGCAAGTTTCCGCTATGCCTTCGCCGGTATCAAAGCGCTGATCCGGGATGAACACAACGCCCGCATTCACCTGGTGGCAACCCTGTGTGCTGTGGCCGCCGGTTTTTACTTCCGCATTTCCTCTTTTGAATGGATGGCCGTGGCGATTGCAGTCGGACTTGTATTCATCACAGAAGCCATCAACACCGCCATCGAACAACTGGCCGATGTGGTTTCGCCCGGT encodes the following:
- a CDS encoding diacylglycerol kinase family protein, which codes for MKHGKFSLRKRLASFRYAFAGIKALIRDEHNARIHLVATLCAVAAGFYFRISSFEWMAVAIAVGLVFITEAINTAIEQLADVVSPGKNDRIGRIKDIAAAAVLLSAITAAVIGLIVFGPKVVAWFR
- a CDS encoding T9SS type A sorting domain-containing protein, yielding MKNNGCEFLKRSGWAGAASFVPLGNMLAGNQQEGKNDHTDTTIPLQLTQASDVRVDLYDLQGRKVATVNSGRLAAGQHQIILNLPSLGLSTANYVYQVEIHNANGIFRDCKMMTAAQ
- a CDS encoding DUF4419 domain-containing protein, giving the protein MTKLLYLNSPNFAYAGQVNTNFWQGIYKSATEYAAYYISGWIIKFFPYIKERNFEEMEYDEEMGGSRVSEELKPNEFLQGDRYLLSTLSTDNFPSGIASIPVTWEDYFNNTTRKMEVFAGFMTIRQYPDKSLQPDITWAVCDADAPPVKEEGFSSGWQAMEHDPGDWVPRVVEVPEKPAVYDIKRFKTSAPSLIFVSKIIRDSLVRHPEFPSALYTGDTLQVLVLSNGKVAEAHLKQHTGHPELEAFITRVIRHLPNAWFPALDKLVNVLDVMDDEVSSDGEPLHEKLIKANSRVNVVLP
- a CDS encoding PD40 domain-containing protein; protein product: MKWVACLFVVLLNGCSNVYELAFVSDRNGQSDIYLTDINGKEVRQLTQTKDVEYGLTWTSDGTEIYYTLFLPEGRQVGRLVVADGKTSTVLNDSTLVSLCDVSRNKKKLLVASRIHHAKGELYVYDIPTQTYTRLTDNDFFEAGAKFSPDETSVVAAIQTQKPGPNHPAGMAEIFRIELSSLTPVQLTHMHAFNGLPDWSPDGSQIAFHSCNQGKCDVYVMEVDGSGLTNITAGKEDNRWPRWTPDGKWIAFTKSTDGNSDIWFASPDGATLKPIITSPGRDEIAECKP